The sequence GAGTCAGAGGGtccaaatatatgtgtgtgtgtgtatatatatatgtgtgtgtgtatatatatatatatatatatatatatatatatatatatataatgatccatgtgtatgtatgtgtgggtatgtgcacgtgTGAGCGCAGGTGCCTGTTGGGTCCCGAAGAGGGTATCAGGTCCCTGGAGCTTAAATTGTAGGAGGTTATGAAACATGTGATTGAGTGCTGGGAAaagcagcagatgctcttaactgctaagccgtcTCTCTAGCCTGTGTccaagtctttttttgtttgtttgtttgtttttgtttttgttttttgtttttcgagacagggtttctctgtgtagttttcctggaactcactttgtagaccaggctgaccttgaactcacagagatccgcctggctctgcctcctgagtgctgggattaaaggcgtgccacgccaccacccggcctgtcCAAGTCTTACCTCTGCTGCTTAAAGGTTTTGTGACTAGGAAAGTTAACCTGTGTCAGGCATTTTTTGTCATTGAACAGAAATAACAGCATCTGTCATCAGTGCTGAATGTAACCAGAACGATAGGTAGGGCTTTTACCACTCACTGTACAACAATGTCACAGTGAGTCACTGTAAGGAACATCAGCCCTTGCCCTTCTTGGACCTTGTCCCCTCATCTGTAGCACTCGACTAACCGGTCCTAGCATGCCTGACAAATGACAAATCCTATCAAGTTTGCTAGAGGGTTTCCAGTCCTGAACTCCGGACCTATGGCAGTGTAATTAATCACTGATGGGCTCCAATCAGAAGAGGAGCTGCTGCTCAGGAGCCAGGGGGAAAAGGGCTGGGGCCATAGGTCAAAGTCTCCTTTATCCAGTGAAAGACCCAAGGTGGGCAGAACACCCGGGAAACAATGAGAATAGTGTGTTGGGGTGCTAGTCTCTTGTTGAGGGGTACATACTTGAATATGGCTATTGTTCAAGTTTCTTTGCCACTCATCAAGTCTTAGTGTGGGACACTAGTTAATACTCAGGCCAAGGGTGACATGGGGAAGTAGACATACCAGCCAAACAGTAGGGATTTCCTGGTGGTTGTTTTCCCCAGAGCTTTGCTTCATAAAAgattccttcatttttattttacatttgaatGTTTGCCTGACTGTATGTATGTGCGTGatctgtgtgcctggtacctccAGACAGCAGAATGGGGTGTTGGGTCCctgcaactagagttacagatggctgtgagctgccatgtgggtcctgggaactgaaccttggtcctctgcaagagcagtaaagcgctcttaactgcctggccatctctccagcccctgtcttcCCATTTCTGCATAAGGTTTACTTGTGAACCTTTATTTTGGACAGGCCCTACAGGAATGACCTATGtacgtgtgtgggtgtgcacatgcatggtgtgCCCAGGAGTGCATAGGACAACCCGAGGGAGTCCATTCTctatttccaccatgtgggtcccaggggtgcATAGGACAACCTGAGGGAGTCCATTCTctatttccaccatgtgggtcccagggggcaaactccagtcatcaggcttggcagtagaTGCCttcaccacagagccatctctccagccattgaggacttgtgtttaaaaataaaaacagggctggtgagatggctcagaggttaagagcaccgactgcttttccagaggtcctgagttcaattcccagtacccacatggtggctcacaaccatctgtaatgagatctggcgccctcttctgtatacataataaataaataaatctttaaaaaaaataaagttaattccAATGGAACTCCCCCCTCCagctaccaccacacacacacacacacacacacacacacacacacacacacacacacacacacatctacttgGAACAGCCAGTGGAAAACGTTTTTCCCTGGTCTGTGAGACTGGAATCCTAAAGAGGATCAAGCTAAAAGTATCTGTGTAAGAAGCCCAACCCCTCTTCCAATCTCTGGAGAACTGCCATGTTAGCCCTTCACAACAGAGTAGCTCCctctgggaaggagagagaaatagttACTCATCGGAACCCAACCCCACAACTGCCAAGTACAACAGTACGCTGTTGcccctttaaaacaaacaaacaaaaaaggattttaattttacacatctgagtgcttgcttgtttgtatgtgcaccaccatgctcatgCAGTGCCCCTGGAGTCCAGAAGACGAACTGGAGTTCTGGACTGTTGTgagacatgtgggtgctgggaagggaaccTGGATCCTCCGtaagagcagccggtgcttttACCAGCTGAACCGTCTCTCCGGTCCTGAAACTTGCCTTTTCTCATGTTTTCCACTACAGCTGTTGACAGCCGAGGCAGGATTTCTGTGGTGGCTCCGCATATACTACCCGCTGATGTGTTCTCGGCTCTCAGAATGTCTTTGGCTAGTCTCCTACTTAACACTATCCACCTCACAACATGGCAAGAGCCCTACCACAAGGGCATACCCAGGATTGCCGGATGGCTCTTTTCAGCAAATATGAcctccctgctcccccaagctTTCATGGGGTCCGCCAACAGACTCTGACAACTTAACTCTGCTGGGTGCCTGGGGGAAGCTTGTAGGGCAGGAACAAAGGACAGTCCAGATCTCCTTAGAGCGTCCCAGACCACACGTATTCTGGGACATCACTGTAATTTCTGTGCTGTTCCTGGCTGTCTTTGCAGCGCTTCTGTTCTCGGTAGGCCCGCAGGGCCAGCACCACGCTGGCCGTGTACATAATCACCAGAAGACAAGCGAAGGTGGCCGCTGCCCCATCAGTGCCCGCCAGCTGGCAGTTCATCCAGGTGAGACCCCTGCGGGCGTAGAGCCTCTCTCTGGTTTTGCAGGTGTCGGTGGAATTGATGCGCAAAGCAGTGTGCAGGTAAATGCCAATGCCAACGCAGTAGCCTGCGGCGGCCAAGAGGCTGAAGGCAGCCTCCAGCAGCAGCCACCTCCCAGGCAGCTTCCTCAGACTCTTGGCTCCCCGCAGTAAAACGCCCATCGTGAGGACGCCCATCCCTAGGGAGACAGCCACGCCACCATAGATCAAGGGTGACCGCAGGATCGTGTACCGCTGGTCCAGCTGCCGAACCTGCTCCAGCTCCGTGCCCTCAAAAGGTGAGTAGTAGTTATTCCCGAAGCCGCTGCCGCTGGCAAAGCTGGCGCTGAATCCAGCCAGGACGAAGTAGGAGGCCACGATGCATATGAGAACCATGCCATTCAAAATCACCTCCACTATCTGCACCACacctgggggaagagagagagtctGGTTTAAGGCTGGATCATACACCATTGTCAACTAGGGATCCCCTGGATCCAAAGATGACTGGTTCGATTCAGCAACCTTACCAACATTCttggctttgtcttttttttttttttttaaaggaatttaaaaTCCTAGTGCCTGTGGTGGGACCCAAGACATGTGCGTGTTAGGCACGTGCTCTGCGGGTAGGCTGTACAACGTCAACCCTGTTGTTCTAAAACATACTTCAAAAAATCATTGCCAGCAAGGTgggtggagggatggctcagtggttagggaaCTTGTGGCTCTTGTGcaggacctgggttgggttcccagcacccacacagtagctcacaacctctgtaacttcggttccaagggatccaatgacctcttctgacctcagcaggcaccaggTATACAAACATTGCACATGAAAACCCCTCATTTACTTATACAAAAAATCAAATGTCAATCTGAAAAACTTGGAgacttaagaaattaaaaaaattttttttgacatAAGGTCTTTccttatagctcaggctggccttgaactccctatctacctgtctca is a genomic window of Peromyscus maniculatus bairdii isolate BWxNUB_F1_BW_parent chromosome 5, HU_Pman_BW_mat_3.1, whole genome shotgun sequence containing:
- the Marveld3 gene encoding MARVEL domain-containing protein 3 isoform X1, which codes for MGDTVGTREPRTRPRERDPERRPHRDRDRHVERPRDRAGDRPRERNGDVRGNGDRRAGRERRTDRDLRQDRHRDAGHRAAEQRAWEKPRQSRARPEPWVPSWDTAPIPGPAPWGAPERPPKQGLGRRGLDSELASERYVSVHSRPAQQEEEYYQSEAAGLLDCHKCRYLCSGRGVVQIVEVILNGMVLICIVASYFVLAGFSASFASGSGFGNNYYSPFEGTELEQVRQLDQRYTILRSPLIYGGVAVSLGMGVLTMGVLLRGAKSLRKLPGRWLLLEAAFSLLAAAGYCVGIGIYLHTALRINSTDTCKTRERLYARRGLTWMNCQLAGTDGAAATFACLLVIMYTASVVLALRAYREQKRCKDSQEQHRNYSDVPEYVWSGTL